CCCGGACAATGTAGTCACGCATATCATATTTGATGGTGAACCCCCATATGAGTATCCGGGTGATATCATGAGAAGCAGCTGGTTTGACCTCGATTGGCAGTATGTTCCGTCAGCAGGCGGTGCAACTGTTCTCCCCGGAAAACCCAAGGTTCCCGATATCTCCAAGTGGGAGGAATACATATCCATTCCCAATCTTGATGACCTGGACTGGAAAGGCTGTGCAGAAAAAAATAAGGAATACCTGAATACAGATAAGATGAACCAGCTTGGCATACTTTCTGGATTTTGGGAGAGATTAATGTCCTTGATGGACGTCGACAATGCAGCCATTGCCCTTATAGATGAAGAGCAGCAGCCAGGTGTCCATAGATTTTTTGATAAACTTGCCGACCTTTTTATAGATTATATCGGCAGGATGAAGGAATGCTGTGATATCGACAGTGTACTCATGCATGATGACTGGGGACATCAAAATGCTCCTTTCTTCTCAGTAAGTACTGCCCGCGAAATGCTGTTACCATATTTAAAGAGAGTCATCAATTACTGCCATAGCATAGGGCTTTCCTTCGAGCTTCACAGCTGCGGAAAGAATGAAGCTAATGTACCTGTATTTATTGAAGCTGGAGTTGATTTATGGTGTGGTCAGCCAATGAATGATTATTATATGCTTGCAAAGAAATATAAAGACTCCACAATCGTATTCGGTGTACCGGCACCGGCTATTTCAGAAGGAACTTCCGAGGAAGAAATCAGGCAAATAGCCAAGGACTGGGTAGAAAAATATAAGGATTGCAGAATTGCAGCCAACTTTACGGCCGCCCCTCCGTCATTCAGTTCCACAGTATATGAATTCAGCCGTATAGCTTATCAAAACGAAGAATAGCAATAAGAGTAGGCGAGCATATTTTCAATTTAAACTACGGAGAATTGTACAATTTAATTTCCGGTAGTTTCACTATAGGGCAAGCATATTCGGCAAACCTACTTTCAAGTCGCCTTAACCTTAACTATTAATAGAATTTCAGGCAGCTTACGCCTAGATTAAAAGGAGGTTATTGTATGTTAACAAAGAGACAGAATCTTTTAGAAACTATCAGAGGAGGAAATCCGGATAGATTCGTCAATCAGTGGGAGGCATTCGGACTTGTATCAGGTGATCCGATTGCTGCTAAAAGCCCCAGGCCTTTAAAAGGCCAAGAAATTGTAAATTCATGGGGAGTCACAATCAGATTCCCTGAAAACACGCCTGGGCCTTTCCCTGTACATGACTATGAACACAAAGTAATCAAAGACATCACAAAATGGAAAGAAACAGTAAAAGCACCTTCCCTTGATGCTCCTACTGAAGCCTGGGATGCTATAAAGGCTCAGGCCGCCGCTGTTGACCGTAATGAAAAATTTCTGGCCATGACGATTGCACCAGGTATATTTGAACAGGTTCATTACCTTATGGGTATGGATGACACATTGCTCAACTTCTATGAAGAACCCGAAGCAATGCATGAACTTATTGACTTCATAACTGACTGGAAGATAGAATACTCTAAATTACTTGTTAAACATATCAAGCCTGAAGTTATCATCCACCATGACGACTGGGGCAGCCAGATTAATTCATTCCTTTCTCCTGAAATGTTTGCCGAGTTCATTGTTCCTGCTTTCAAGAAACTATATGGATTCTATAAAGCCAATGGAGTTCAGCTTATAGTTCACCACAGCGATTCATATGGTGCAAACCTAGTTCCATACATGATCGAGATGGGTATTGATATATGGCAGGGAGCCATGACAGCCAATAACATACCTAAACTTATCAAGAAATACGGCGGTCAGATTTCATTCATGGGCGATATCAATAACGGAGTAGTGGATGTATCTGACTGGACACCTGAATTAATAGCCAGGGAAGTCGAGAGAGCCTGCAGAAGCTGCGGAAAGCTATACTTTATTCCTAACACTACAATGGGTGGACCTATGAGCACATATCCCGGTGTATACGAAGCTGTAAGTGCCGAAATAGACAGAATGAACAAGATATTGTTCTAAAATTTTATAATAATATTTTGGACAAACTTTACTTAACTTTATAAGTATAATAAAGGGAGGAAATTAAAGTGTCAAAAATTGATGAAATCAAAGCTGGTGTTGCAGCCGGTAAAACCAAAGTCGTTCCTGGTTTAGTACAGGAAGCATTAAATGAGGGACTTCAAGCAACAGCCATACTCGAAGCTATGGTTGAAGCTATGGGAGTAGTAGGTGACAAATTCTCATCAGGAGAAATATTTGTTCCTGAAATGCTCGTTGCAGGTAAAGCAATGCAAAAAGGCGTAGAAGTACTTAAGCCTGTTCTTGCAAGTGCAGGTTCGGTATCCCTTGGAAAATGCATTATAGGAACAGTTGCCGGAGACCTTCATGACATCGGCAAAAACCTTGTTGCTCTTATGATAGGCAGCGCAGGCTTCGATGTTATCGACCTCGGCGTTGACGTTCCAAAAGAAAAATTCATTGAAACAATAAAAGCAAATCCTGATGTAAAAGTAGTAGCTTGCTCAGCACTTTTAACAACAACAATGCCAGCTATGAAAGAGACAGTAGAAGCTATAAAGAGCAGCGGTTTAATAGGATTCAAGGTATTAGTAGGCGGAGCACCTATCACTCCTGAATTCGCATCTTCAATCGGAGCTGACGCTTATGCCCGCGATGCAGGCGGAGCTGCTGTTAAAGCTAAGGAATTAGTATAGTTAGTTACACTCCTCTTATATTTTAAAAAAGGAAGAAGCCTGATTTACAGTAAAACCACATAAATCAGGCTTCCTCCTTTTTATTTCAAACTGTAATTTTTCTTATTTCCTCTGTATTTACCAATCTCCTTATGATATTTCATACTGTATCCCGCAATTATTTCGCGAGTATGATGATCCAGCGTCATGTATGTTGCCAGCAGCCCTTAATCTCCCGCATATTTATCAACATATTCAAGAACTTACATAAACCTACCTAACAGTCCCATACAGAATATGTACATAAACATTAAAAGCAAATTATCGGCTTAAGTTTCTATACTTTCCGGGTGACATACCCGTAAACTTTTTAAATACCTTGCAGAAATAATTCTTATCGGCAATACCAACTCTAGCTGATATTTCTGCTAAAGATAACTTTAGATCTTTCAACATTTTTTTACTTTCCTCTATCCTTGCATTGTTCAGATAGTCTATAAGATTCACATTTGTCTCCCTCTTGAATATCTTGCTTAAATATGTGGCACTTGAATGTACAGATTCCGAAATACTTTCCAAGGAAATATCATTAGTGTAGTTCTCGCTGATATAATTTATAGTCCTATTTACTAAATCTGAATTAGGCTTGGTATCTACTGAATATACACAGTCTTCAAAACACTCCAACACTTTTACTATCCATTCACCCACGTCCT
This Oxobacter pfennigii DNA region includes the following protein-coding sequences:
- a CDS encoding uroporphyrinogen decarboxylase family protein produces the protein MTRPKFDPKEFETVGMYPPPNTDMFKDRMSVMPPEPKLNKPITPKENWKLIFEGKKPYWIPRSGWVYSEVNVFRPRMHPDNVVTHIIFDGEPPYEYPGDIMRSSWFDLDWQYVPSAGGATVLPGKPKVPDISKWEEYISIPNLDDLDWKGCAEKNKEYLNTDKMNQLGILSGFWERLMSLMDVDNAAIALIDEEQQPGVHRFFDKLADLFIDYIGRMKECCDIDSVLMHDDWGHQNAPFFSVSTAREMLLPYLKRVINYCHSIGLSFELHSCGKNEANVPVFIEAGVDLWCGQPMNDYYMLAKKYKDSTIVFGVPAPAISEGTSEEEIRQIAKDWVEKYKDCRIAANFTAAPPSFSSTVYEFSRIAYQNEE
- a CDS encoding uroporphyrinogen decarboxylase family protein, coding for MLTKRQNLLETIRGGNPDRFVNQWEAFGLVSGDPIAAKSPRPLKGQEIVNSWGVTIRFPENTPGPFPVHDYEHKVIKDITKWKETVKAPSLDAPTEAWDAIKAQAAAVDRNEKFLAMTIAPGIFEQVHYLMGMDDTLLNFYEEPEAMHELIDFITDWKIEYSKLLVKHIKPEVIIHHDDWGSQINSFLSPEMFAEFIVPAFKKLYGFYKANGVQLIVHHSDSYGANLVPYMIEMGIDIWQGAMTANNIPKLIKKYGGQISFMGDINNGVVDVSDWTPELIAREVERACRSCGKLYFIPNTTMGGPMSTYPGVYEAVSAEIDRMNKILF
- a CDS encoding corrinoid protein — protein: MSKIDEIKAGVAAGKTKVVPGLVQEALNEGLQATAILEAMVEAMGVVGDKFSSGEIFVPEMLVAGKAMQKGVEVLKPVLASAGSVSLGKCIIGTVAGDLHDIGKNLVALMIGSAGFDVIDLGVDVPKEKFIETIKANPDVKVVACSALLTTTMPAMKETVEAIKSSGLIGFKVLVGGAPITPEFASSIGADAYARDAGGAAVKAKELV